A stretch of the Candidatus Saccharimonadales bacterium genome encodes the following:
- a CDS encoding NDP-sugar synthase, with the protein MNLQQELDNLAQRTASFHEAPHVSDEQWSEFAANTVVALMAGGESSRYAAVLGGQKVQKNAHVLPNDDTMIEMAIREYRDAGIKKFVALVYHNAHTVEDRLGDGSALGVEIVYSQDPEPSAGKGGAIRNAIENGSIPTDSNLIVVNPDDVILNFPGNYARFIGEAHIEAETRGMLATAVLGLGQHYAATGMMVVDNAVVDTQMYPFIPIPAHVGITVFSAKILPRFSELFSLTEKSDFEQVLFPLLAKEQMLWSAGLKAGKWIAVNDLKSYNELVKQLKSLDTNA; encoded by the coding sequence ATGAATCTACAGCAGGAACTGGATAATTTGGCACAGCGGACGGCCAGTTTTCATGAAGCTCCACACGTCTCGGACGAGCAGTGGAGCGAATTTGCAGCAAATACCGTTGTTGCTTTAATGGCGGGCGGCGAAAGCAGTCGCTATGCGGCGGTACTCGGCGGTCAAAAGGTGCAAAAAAATGCCCATGTCTTGCCGAACGACGACACGATGATAGAAATGGCGATCCGTGAATATCGGGACGCCGGTATCAAAAAGTTTGTCGCCTTGGTGTACCATAATGCCCATACTGTCGAGGATCGGCTCGGTGACGGCTCTGCACTTGGCGTCGAAATTGTGTATAGTCAGGATCCCGAACCTTCGGCCGGCAAAGGCGGAGCGATCCGAAACGCGATCGAAAATGGATCTATTCCGACAGATAGTAATCTGATCGTCGTCAATCCAGATGACGTCATTTTGAACTTTCCCGGGAACTATGCCCGGTTTATCGGTGAAGCGCATATCGAAGCCGAAACACGCGGCATGTTGGCCACCGCCGTGCTTGGCTTGGGTCAGCACTACGCTGCCACTGGCATGATGGTCGTCGACAACGCCGTCGTCGATACGCAGATGTATCCGTTCATACCGATACCGGCGCATGTTGGCATCACTGTATTCTCCGCGAAGATCCTACCTCGTTTCAGCGAATTGTTCAGCCTGACTGAAAAAAGTGATTTTGAACAAGTCTTATTCCCATTGCTGGCCAAAGAGCAGATGTTGTGGTCTGCTGGATTAAAAGCTGGTAAATGGATCGCAGTTAATGACCTGAAGTCGTATAATGAACTGGTAAAACAGTTAAAATCTCTAGACACAAACGCGTAG
- a CDS encoding glycosyltransferase family 2 protein, translating to MKLFHTPRISIVIPCFNENDNITPFFDALDTMAESLSRYNFEFVYVDDGSIDSTLTTLQEIAKRDKRVKVIRFSRNFGKEMATTAGIRQATGDAIILMDADGQHPVTSIPAFLAHWKSGTQVVIGVRSNAHKGFLKNISSKIFYRLFNTHADQELLPGSTDFRLIDRVVQQEFIKLTEHSRITRGLIDWLGFRREYVYFDIAERGAGDASYSFNKLAGLALNSFVSLSLKPLYVLAYLGASALILSIVLAVFSAVEMLIGDPLGLDITGTAYLVMLVLFLVGVILITQGVLALYISHIHTESKNRPLFVIDQGASRGIQAKERA from the coding sequence ATGAAACTATTTCACACACCGCGAATTTCGATCGTTATACCGTGTTTTAACGAAAATGATAATATTACTCCGTTTTTTGATGCGCTTGATACAATGGCCGAATCACTGTCGCGATACAATTTCGAGTTTGTCTACGTTGATGACGGCAGCATAGACAGCACCCTGACAACCCTGCAGGAAATAGCCAAACGTGATAAACGCGTCAAAGTCATCCGGTTTTCCCGTAATTTTGGTAAGGAAATGGCGACGACGGCTGGTATTCGTCAGGCAACCGGCGACGCAATTATACTTATGGACGCCGATGGTCAGCATCCGGTGACATCTATTCCGGCGTTCCTTGCCCATTGGAAGTCTGGCACACAAGTCGTCATTGGCGTTCGCAGCAATGCTCACAAAGGTTTTCTAAAAAATATATCGTCAAAGATATTTTACCGTCTGTTCAATACGCACGCCGATCAGGAGCTTTTGCCCGGCTCAACAGATTTCAGACTCATCGACCGCGTAGTACAGCAGGAATTTATCAAACTCACCGAACACAGCCGTATTACCCGCGGCCTGATAGATTGGCTCGGCTTCCGGCGAGAGTATGTCTATTTTGATATTGCCGAGCGAGGTGCCGGCGATGCCAGCTATAGCTTCAATAAGCTAGCTGGCTTAGCTCTCAACAGCTTCGTTTCTTTGTCATTAAAGCCTCTGTATGTCTTGGCGTATCTCGGAGCCAGTGCACTCATACTGTCAATCGTGCTGGCGGTATTTTCTGCGGTTGAAATGCTGATTGGCGATCCGCTGGGACTCGATATTACCGGCACGGCGTATTTGGTTATGCTGGTGTTGTTTCTTGTGGGAGTCATTCTCATAACCCAGGGTGTTTTAGCACTATATATTTCCCATATACATACCGAGAGCAAGAATCGGCCACTATTCGTCATCGACCAGGGCGCTTCGCGGGGCATACAAGCAAAGGAACGGGCGTAA
- a CDS encoding class I SAM-dependent methyltransferase codes for MAASTPTKTPQQLKATPEVEDFAHKYTEEGQGKIGRRLLDGYFNNVAQLVKISAISRRDTAAAIEIGCGEGFSTKRLNDLLPAQVTLEASEYVAHMIPKAQANNPGMRVTEESVYDLQHADNSFDLVFLLEVLEHLDFPDKGLAELQRITKPGGFIVLGVPREPLWCALNMARGKYLKRFGNTPGHLNHWSTNGIKKYVEQHFGPVQVVKTPLPWTLLLAKKPE; via the coding sequence ATGGCAGCCAGTACACCGACAAAAACCCCGCAGCAACTAAAAGCGACACCAGAAGTCGAAGACTTCGCGCACAAGTACACCGAAGAAGGGCAGGGCAAGATTGGCCGGCGGTTGCTTGACGGCTATTTTAATAATGTTGCGCAGCTTGTCAAAATATCGGCTATTAGCCGGAGGGACACAGCGGCAGCGATCGAGATTGGCTGCGGCGAAGGCTTCTCGACGAAACGGCTGAACGATTTGCTGCCGGCGCAGGTTACGCTTGAGGCGTCAGAGTACGTAGCGCATATGATTCCGAAGGCACAGGCCAACAACCCCGGCATGCGCGTCACCGAAGAGAGTGTGTATGATCTGCAGCATGCTGACAACTCCTTCGACCTGGTGTTTTTGCTGGAAGTGCTTGAGCACCTCGATTTTCCGGATAAGGGCCTCGCAGAGCTGCAGCGCATTACTAAGCCTGGTGGCTTCATAGTGCTCGGCGTACCGCGCGAACCGCTGTGGTGCGCGCTCAATATGGCCCGCGGCAAATATTTGAAGCGCTTCGGTAATACGCCTGGCCACCTGAACCATTGGTCGACTAACGGCATTAAGAAGTATGTAGAGCAGCATTTCGGTCCAGTACAGGTCGTTAAGACGCCATTGCCGTGGACGCTGCTGCTTGCCAAAAAACCAGAGTAA
- a CDS encoding GtrA family protein: MDQYIQQVRAFLNRPFGRYLLIGGGVYLFELLVIYIAQEMGASALVAVGLGFWLGLIVSFLLTKFVTFQDKRTQHRILIPQIIAVSLLVLFNFGFTLLVTALLSDVVPAAVTRTLALGITTIWNFYLYRTRIFKQV; encoded by the coding sequence ATGGATCAATACATCCAGCAGGTACGGGCATTCCTAAACCGGCCGTTTGGCCGTTACCTACTGATCGGTGGCGGCGTCTATCTGTTTGAACTGCTTGTCATATATATTGCACAGGAAATGGGCGCCAGCGCCTTGGTAGCTGTCGGACTTGGCTTTTGGCTCGGATTGATTGTGTCATTTCTATTGACGAAATTTGTGACATTTCAAGACAAGCGGACACAGCACCGTATTTTGATTCCGCAGATCATCGCCGTGAGCCTACTCGTACTGTTTAATTTTGGCTTTACCCTGCTCGTTACCGCGCTACTGTCAGATGTCGTGCCTGCCGCCGTCACCCGCACGCTAGCCCTTGGCATAACTACCATATGGAATTTCTATCTCTACCGAACTAGGATTTTTAAACAGGTTTAA
- the galE gene encoding UDP-glucose 4-epimerase GalE, translated as MHVLVTGGAGYIGSHTIIELLANGHRVTVVDSLVNSSKASLDRVEDITGQAIPFTALDLCDKPALEAVFATNTFDAVIHFAGLKAVGESVQKPLWYYRNNIDSTLVLCEVMSAHHVKKLIFSSSATVYGVPESLPLTESSRTGVGITNPYGQTKYMIEQILHDLAVSDPQWQISILRYFNPIGAHASGQIGEDPNGIPNNLLPYVSQVAVGKLAEIQIFGNDYETSDGTGVRDYIHVVDLAKGHVAALEHLPVPGDANAYNLGTGTGASVLELIHAFEKACGKQLPYKITGRRPGDIANCYADVSLAANDLAWKAEKSIEDACRDAWHWQSQHPNGYKS; from the coding sequence ATGCACGTACTCGTTACCGGCGGCGCCGGTTATATTGGTAGTCATACAATTATAGAACTGTTAGCGAACGGCCACAGAGTCACGGTTGTCGACAGCCTGGTCAACAGTTCAAAAGCCTCGCTCGATCGAGTAGAAGATATAACAGGTCAGGCTATACCATTTACAGCACTTGACCTCTGTGACAAGCCCGCACTTGAAGCGGTATTTGCCACCAACACATTTGATGCAGTCATTCATTTTGCCGGCCTTAAAGCAGTCGGTGAGTCAGTACAGAAACCGCTGTGGTACTACCGCAATAATATAGACTCAACCTTGGTGCTCTGCGAGGTTATGAGTGCGCATCATGTCAAAAAGCTGATTTTCAGCTCCTCAGCAACCGTCTACGGCGTGCCCGAGAGTTTGCCTCTTACCGAATCGAGCCGCACCGGCGTTGGCATCACCAACCCGTACGGACAGACCAAATATATGATTGAGCAAATTCTCCACGATCTGGCCGTTTCAGATCCGCAGTGGCAAATCAGCATACTCCGTTACTTCAATCCCATCGGTGCTCACGCCAGCGGCCAGATCGGCGAGGATCCGAACGGCATACCAAACAATCTCTTGCCCTATGTATCGCAGGTGGCAGTTGGTAAACTTGCTGAGATCCAAATATTTGGCAATGACTACGAGACTTCGGACGGTACCGGCGTCCGTGACTACATTCATGTCGTCGACCTCGCCAAAGGGCACGTCGCCGCTCTCGAACACCTCCCTGTTCCTGGTGACGCAAATGCCTACAACCTCGGTACTGGAACCGGGGCGTCCGTGCTCGAGCTCATTCATGCCTTCGAAAAAGCCTGCGGCAAACAGTTGCCTTATAAAATAACTGGTCGCCGACCGGGTGATATAGCAAATTGTTATGCCGATGTATCGCTAGCGGCCAATGACCTTGCCTGGAAGGCTGAAAAGTCTATTGAAGACGCCTGCCGGGATGCTTGGCATTGGCAATCACAGCATCCTAATGGCTATAAGTCGTGA
- a CDS encoding phosphomannomutase/phosphoglucomutase, translating into MNDNGNDNNNSISSIFKAYDIRGKVGSELNAEVVGNIGQAFASWLPDGAGGTDGSKGTIAVGRDMRPDSAELATALIEGVRAQGYDVYDIGQVTSDMIYFVVGNFQLAGGAMITASHNPGEYNGIKLCREEARPVGQDTGLFDIRDAVLAADFTPATYQGTVEDKDVVEAWIQHTLSFIEADKLKPLSIAVDAGNGMAGKIFPELEPYVPWDVTEMYFELDGTFPNHEANPLNFETLTDMIKVIQDNQLDGGIAFDGDGDRAFLVDETGTVIPGNVMISLISEYFLGRFPSSAILYDVRVSKSVRELIEAKGGKPIRTKVGHSFIKQIMREENAPFGGEVSGHFYFRDNFFADSGLIAAVISLYVAGLPAYEGKKLSEIREMYTKYPSIPETNFVVEDKASALSRLETAFTNAQFDRLDGLTGILDNGSWFNVRASNTEPVLRLNAEATTQEDLDALVEKATTVIQGA; encoded by the coding sequence GTGAATGATAATGGAAACGACAATAATAATTCAATCAGCAGCATTTTTAAGGCCTACGACATTCGTGGCAAGGTCGGTAGTGAGCTCAACGCTGAAGTTGTCGGCAACATCGGCCAGGCATTCGCCAGCTGGCTGCCGGATGGTGCCGGAGGTACAGATGGCAGCAAAGGCACTATCGCCGTCGGCCGTGACATGCGGCCCGATTCAGCCGAGCTTGCCACCGCCCTTATCGAAGGTGTCCGGGCGCAAGGTTACGATGTCTACGATATCGGCCAGGTCACCAGTGATATGATCTATTTTGTTGTTGGAAACTTCCAGTTAGCTGGCGGCGCCATGATTACTGCTAGTCACAACCCTGGTGAATACAATGGCATCAAACTCTGCCGCGAAGAAGCCCGGCCTGTTGGCCAGGATACCGGCCTGTTTGATATACGCGACGCTGTCCTAGCCGCCGATTTTACGCCCGCTACTTACCAGGGCACCGTGGAAGACAAAGACGTTGTCGAAGCCTGGATCCAACACACCTTGTCGTTCATCGAAGCCGACAAGCTAAAACCGCTTAGCATAGCCGTCGACGCCGGCAATGGTATGGCTGGCAAAATCTTCCCAGAGCTTGAGCCGTACGTACCATGGGACGTAACCGAAATGTACTTCGAGCTGGACGGAACTTTTCCAAACCATGAAGCCAATCCCCTCAATTTTGAAACGCTTACTGATATGATCAAAGTCATTCAGGACAATCAGCTTGACGGCGGTATCGCTTTCGACGGCGACGGCGACCGAGCATTCCTGGTCGACGAAACCGGTACGGTTATACCGGGTAACGTCATGATCTCACTTATCAGTGAATACTTCCTCGGACGTTTCCCGAGTTCAGCTATTCTGTACGATGTCAGGGTTAGCAAAAGTGTCCGCGAGCTTATTGAAGCCAAAGGTGGCAAACCTATCCGTACCAAAGTTGGCCATTCGTTCATCAAACAAATTATGAGAGAAGAAAACGCACCGTTCGGCGGCGAAGTCTCCGGGCATTTCTACTTCCGCGACAACTTCTTTGCTGATTCGGGCTTGATCGCCGCAGTCATCAGCCTATACGTGGCCGGACTCCCCGCGTACGAGGGCAAGAAACTTTCTGAGATCCGTGAGATGTACACTAAATACCCAAGCATTCCTGAGACAAACTTTGTGGTCGAAGACAAAGCCAGCGCTCTGTCGCGCCTCGAAACCGCCTTTACCAACGCTCAGTTCGACCGTTTGGACGGGCTGACGGGGATTCTCGACAACGGCAGCTGGTTCAATGTCCGTGCTAGCAACACCGAGCCCGTGCTGCGCCTGAACGCCGAAGCAACGACACAGGAAGATTTGGATGCGCTCGTCGAAAAAGCTACAACGGTGATACAGGGGGCGTAA